Proteins encoded within one genomic window of Humulus lupulus chromosome 1, drHumLupu1.1, whole genome shotgun sequence:
- the LOC133833899 gene encoding uncharacterized protein LOC133833899, with product MVALTEGCSAILKNKIPPKLKDSGSFTIPCSIGGKDVGRALCDLGASINLMPMSIFKKLRIGEARPTTVTLQLADRSMAHPEGKIEDVLVQVDKFIILTYLIILDYEAGRDVPIILGRPFLATERTLIDVKKGEFTMRVSDQQVTFNVFNAMMFPDEIEECSKLIVIESIVIEKFHKEAFKDGVGVRSLKELEDLSEEEDSQVT from the coding sequence ATGGTGGCGTTGACTGAAGGTTGTAGTGCTatattgaagaataaaattcctcctaaattgaAAGATTCGGGCAGCTTCACAATTCCTTGTTCTATTGGTGGTAAAGACGTTGGTAGAGCACTTTGTGACTTGGGGGCTAGCatcaatttgatgcccatgtcaaTTTTCAAGAAGTTGAGGATTGGAGAAGCAAGACCAACCACAGTCACTTTGCAATTAGCGGATCGTTCTATGGCACACCCggaaggaaaaattgaagatgtACTCGTGCAAGTTGATAAATTCATTATTCTGACTTATCTCATCATTCTTGATTATGAAGCGGGTAGAGATGTTCCTATTATCttgggtaggccatttctagctacCGAGAGGACCTTGATTGATGTAAAAAAAGGGGAGTTTACTATGAGGGTGAGTGACCAACAAGTGACTTTCAATGTGTTTAATGCTATGATGTTTCCGGATGAGATTGAGGAATGTTCTAAGCTAATTGTAATTGAGTCTATTGTCATTGAAAAATTCCACAAGGAAGCTTTTAAAGATGGAGTGGGGGTGAGGTCACTTAAAGAGCTTGAAGACTTAAGTGAAGAGGAAGATAGCCAAGTTACATGA
- the LOC133833913 gene encoding uncharacterized protein LOC133833913 yields MKAVWCSISVPNHKFILWQAVHQKLATRDMLLYCHIPLPSLMCPICDQVPESHSHLFFECVFSRRVVQSIFEWLQGLCWPSKFSDWCNWLEADMKSFKDRITLAVLAASVYYIWYTRNRCHFDSSCLMIPSVISLIKSSVSARILGFKLRSKSVASRANQMIQFISSLY; encoded by the coding sequence ATGAAAGCAGTTTGGTGTTCTATTTCAGTGCCAAATCACAAGTTCATTCTATGGCAAGCTGTTCATCAAAAGTTGGCCACAAGGGATATGTTACTTTACTGTCATATTCCTCTTCCTTCTTTGATGTGCCCGATTTGTGACCAAGTGCCTGAAAGTCACTCTCATTTATTCTTTGAGTGTGTCTTTTCAAGGAGAGTAGTGCAGTCTATCTTTGAGTGGTTGCAAGGTCTCTGTTGGCCCTCTAAATTCTCTGACTGGTGCAATTGGCTGGAGGCAGACATGAAAAGTTTCAAGGACCGGATCACTCTAGCTGTTCTTGCAGCTTCAGTTTATTACATTTGGTATACTCGGAATAGATGCCATTTTGACAGTAGTTGTCTTATGATTCCTTCTGTAATCAGCTTGATTAAATCATCTGTTTCAGCTAGAATTCTTGGCTTTAAGCTTAGATCTAAGTCTGTGGCTTCTAGAGCTAATCAAATGATTCAGTTTATTTCTAGTCTGTATTGA